The Acipenser ruthenus chromosome 25, fAciRut3.2 maternal haplotype, whole genome shotgun sequence genome has a window encoding:
- the LOC131701473 gene encoding uncharacterized protein LOC131701473 codes for MADLEALVRVIMNATAAQQNLAAIQQETNRLQNEQIQVAKKERVAIFQRMEELVSIPAPSAATASIRSTHVLNKMTNGDDIEAYLLAFERTAIREGWPRVQWAGILSTFLIGDAQKAYFDLATEKANNYDVLKAEILARARITTALRAQKYHSWSYSGSLPPRSQLFDLVHLANRWLKPEVNNSHTVVEWLVMDRYLRALPPTMRKWVGQGNPSTLDDFIALVERQLAAEELVHPGASGHKVTTGPDSWRPRVLDPRSKPQSTGNEERVPVVKGQGVNSSREGIDYSFHRCYKCNQVGHIARFCTQGEPMQCNMEDYLCGSIMVPGKIERGAPYLAPVEVNGREVMAFIDTGSAITLVVSNLVPTFRLNYDLSTKPYPTALVDITYQDHVCSMRVGVVKSLPYSVILGRDYPRFKTLVDINGKLSPPELNTEVGNTTPESLLTLFPFTDSSLFEGTRPSKIYKSRRQRRLEKGYGPQGAPVLVGEQRRETGTQCTVSDIMDTTEEEIMDIGERDETENWYEPFQPSAQNFGREQAQDSTLVNIRDRVISVNGVPVEGAVVNPREHFIIKNDLLYRITMVNGSQVEQLLVPQAYRLTVLRLAHNHLFGAHLGSEKTLQRICQRFYWVGINKMVENFCKSCPKS; via the coding sequence ATGGCTGATTTAGAAGCCCTGGTCCGTGTGATCATGAATGCCACGGCCGCACAACAGAACCTCGCAGCCATCCAACAGGAAACCAACCGGTTGCAGAACGAGCAGATACAGGTAGCAAAGAAGGAAAGGGTAGCCATTTTCCAACGGATGGAAGAACTGGTGAGCATTCCGGCTCCCTCGGCGGCCACCGCTTCTATACGGTCAACGCACGTATTGAATAAAATGACCAACGGCGATGACATTGAAGCATATCTCCTGGCCTTCGAAAGGACGGCAATTAGAGAAGGCTGGCCACGGGTGCAGTGGGCCGGTATATTATCAACCTTTTTAATTGGAGATGCCCAGAAAGCATACTTTGATTTGGCCACCGAGAAGGCCAACAATTACGATGTACTCAAGGCTGAAATCCTGGCCCGGGCCAGGATTACTACTGCTCTCCGAGCACAAAAGTACCACAGCTGGAGTTACAGCGGGTCCTTACCTCCCAGGTCCCAGCTGTTCGATTTGGTCCATCTGGCCAATAGATGGTTAAAACCCGAAGTGAACAACAGTCACACGGTCGTGGAATGGTTGGTAATGGATCGTTATCTCAGAGCACTACCCCCAACGATGAGGAAATGGGTTGGCCAGGGGAACCCTAGCACATTGGACGACTTCATTGCCTTAGTAGAGCGCCAACTAGCGGCTGAAGAGCTAGTGCACCCTGGGGCTTCGGGTCATAAAGTGACGACCGGACCAGACAGTTGGAGACCACGTGTCCTAGACCCGAGGAGTAAGCCGCAGTCCACAGGAAATGAAGAGCGAGTACCTGTGGTGAAGGGACAGGGGGTCAACAGCAGCCGGGAGGGGATCGATTATTCTTTTCACCGCTGTTATAAGTGTAATCAAGTGGGTCATATAGCCAGGTTTTGCACACAAGGCGAGCCTATGCAGTGTAATATGGAGGATTATTTGTGTGGTAGTATAATGGTTCCAGGGAAAATAGAAAGAGGGGCGCCCTACCTCGCCCCAGTAGAAGTAAATGGACGTGAGGTCATGGCTTTCATTGATACAGGCAGTGCAATTACCTTGGTAGTGTCCAATTTGGTACCTACTTTCCGATTGAATTATGATCTCAGTACTAAACCTTACCCCACTGCTCTGGTTGATATAACTTATCAAGACCACGTGTGTAGCATGAGAGTGGGCGTGGTCAAAAGTTTGCCGTACTCAGTAATCCTGGGCAgagattatcccaggtttaaaacccTGGTGGACATTAACGGGAAATTGAGTCCTCCCGAGTTAAACACTGAGGTGGGCAATACCACCCCTGAGAGTCTATTAACCTTATTTCCCTTTACCGACAGCAGCCTGTTTGAAGGAACGAGACCCAGTAAGATTTATAAGTCGCGACGACAAAGACGGCTAGAAAAGGGGTATGGGCCGCAAGGTGCACCAGTCCTAGTGGGGGAACAAAGGAGAGAAACAGGCACCCAGTGTACCGTCAGTGATATTATGGATACCACGGAGGAGGAAATAATGGATATAGGGGAGAGGGATGAAACAGAAAACTGGTATGAACCTTTTCAACCCTCAGCCCAGAATTTCGGAAGGGAACAAGCCCAAGACAGTACCTTAGTAAATATCCGGGACAGGGTTATATCGGTGAATGGGGTGCcagtagagggtgctgttgtGAATCCTAGGGAACACTTCATTATTaagaatgatttactgtatcgCATTACTATGGTTAATGGCTCACAGGTGGAGCAGCTCTTGGTGCCCCAAGCATATCGTCTGACAGTCTTAAGGTTAGCCCACAATCATTTGTTTGGAGCACACTTAGGTAGTGAGAAAACGTTACAAAGGATTTGCCAACGGTTTTATTGGGTCGGTATTAACAAGATGGTGGAAAACTTTTGTAAATCCTGCCCTAAGAGTTAG